In a single window of the bacterium genome:
- a CDS encoding MCE family protein — MSRQVRVGLMVLLGIVLLVIAVFTIGDQEGIWKSKYVLHVKYDDVFGLLPGSPVRLSGLRVGTVKDIEFSATESGRLEVRLAIDEAVKSIIRSDSKAFIGTMGLLGDKTIEISAGTDTAKILEDGDYLQAEKSSSIEGIIAEGGAAVENIREATMHAKQIIEKINNGTGSLGLFVNDPNVYFDLNKLLILTNNLTRQLESGEGSFAKFITDSTFYTEMRNLALNTNTLFDSLTNGSGTFAQLMNDPKPFEDLRSIISSWRTITDKVQAGEGSAGQLLTNDTLYQNLSRTLDRAEALLEDFRLNPGRYIKLRIF; from the coding sequence ATGTCAAGACAAGTACGCGTCGGGCTGATGGTGCTCCTCGGAATCGTTCTTCTCGTAATCGCTGTGTTTACGATCGGCGACCAGGAAGGCATCTGGAAAAGCAAATACGTTCTGCATGTAAAATACGATGACGTCTTCGGACTGCTTCCCGGTTCGCCTGTCCGACTTTCCGGACTTCGCGTCGGCACTGTCAAGGATATTGAATTTTCTGCAACGGAATCTGGCCGGTTGGAGGTACGTCTCGCGATCGACGAAGCAGTCAAATCGATCATCCGCAGTGACTCAAAAGCGTTCATCGGCACTATGGGATTGTTGGGCGATAAGACCATCGAAATCTCCGCTGGCACCGACACGGCGAAAATCCTCGAAGATGGCGATTACCTTCAAGCTGAGAAATCCTCCTCTATCGAAGGCATCATTGCTGAAGGCGGCGCGGCCGTCGAGAACATTCGCGAAGCTACCATGCACGCCAAACAGATTATCGAGAAGATCAACAACGGCACCGGCTCGCTCGGCCTCTTTGTCAATGATCCCAATGTGTACTTCGACCTCAACAAGTTGCTGATTCTCACCAACAACCTCACCCGGCAACTTGAATCGGGCGAAGGTTCATTCGCCAAGTTCATTACCGATTCAACTTTCTATACCGAAATGCGCAATCTCGCTCTCAATACAAATACACTCTTCGATTCACTCACTAACGGCAGCGGCACATTCGCTCAACTGATGAACGACCCAAAGCCGTTTGAAGATCTCCGCTCAATCATCTCAAGCTGGCGAACAATCACTGACAAGGTCCAAGCCGGCGAAGGCTCCGCCGGTCAATTGTTGACCAACGACACCCTCTATCAGAATCTCAGCCGCACGCTCGACCGAGCCGAAGCTCTCCTTGAAGACTTCCGGCTCAACCCCGGTCGATACATAAAACTCCGAATCTTCTAA
- a CDS encoding cation transporter codes for MLVEIGFGYYTNSMALLADGWHMSSHVLAIGLTWFAYWVARRNHDNPRFVAGTAKILALSGYTSALLLQVIAIWMAIESVARFLNPQEIMFGEAIVVAVVGLIVNAVSAVMLHHKREDSDHNIRAAYLHVIADALTSLTAIAALTAGWLWKIYALDAVSGVICSIIITKWAYDLAKNSGKELLDYK; via the coding sequence ATGCTGGTTGAAATCGGCTTTGGCTACTACACCAATTCGATGGCGCTGCTCGCTGATGGTTGGCACATGTCATCGCATGTCCTCGCAATCGGCCTGACCTGGTTCGCCTATTGGGTCGCCCGCCGCAATCACGACAACCCCCGCTTTGTCGCCGGCACCGCCAAGATCCTCGCCCTCTCTGGATATACTTCAGCTTTGCTGTTGCAGGTGATCGCCATCTGGATGGCCATCGAATCAGTCGCGCGCTTTCTTAATCCGCAGGAAATCATGTTTGGCGAGGCCATCGTCGTTGCAGTAGTGGGCCTGATAGTCAATGCCGTCAGCGCCGTGATGCTGCATCACAAGCGGGAGGATTCCGACCACAATATTCGCGCCGCGTACCTTCACGTCATCGCGGACGCATTGACCAGCTTGACTGCAATCGCCGCTTTGACCGCCGGCTGGCTCTGGAAAATCTACGCTCTTGATGCTGTCAGCGGCGTAATCTGTTCGATCATTATCACAAAATGGGCGTATGATCTCGCGAAGAATTCCGGCAAGGAACTGCTAGACTACAAATAG
- a CDS encoding VIT family protein produces the protein MHLPEQHRTHRVGWLRAAVMGANDGIVSTASLLVGVAAADVSRSSILIAGLAGLVAGAMSMAAGEYVSVSTQSDTEQADLERERKELANDNDFELEELAAIYVGRGLDAQLAKQVAQQLMAHDALGAHARDELGISETLSARPFQAAMASAATFTVGAALPLAAAIIVPTTAIVAVVSISSLGFLALLGGLAAHAGGSPLFVSIVRVTFWGALAMALTAGVGALFGVAF, from the coding sequence ATGCATCTTCCAGAGCAACACCGCACACATCGCGTGGGTTGGCTCCGCGCAGCAGTCATGGGTGCTAATGATGGAATTGTGTCGACAGCGAGCTTACTGGTCGGTGTGGCAGCTGCCGACGTGAGCCGAAGCAGCATCCTAATCGCCGGTTTGGCAGGGCTGGTCGCCGGAGCAATGTCTATGGCTGCCGGAGAATACGTATCAGTCAGCACCCAATCAGACACTGAGCAGGCAGATCTTGAACGTGAACGCAAGGAGTTGGCGAACGATAACGATTTTGAGTTGGAGGAGCTTGCCGCCATCTATGTCGGACGAGGGCTCGATGCGCAGCTTGCGAAACAAGTTGCACAGCAACTCATGGCTCACGACGCGTTGGGTGCACATGCCAGGGATGAACTGGGAATTTCCGAGACTCTCAGTGCCCGACCATTTCAGGCAGCAATGGCTTCGGCGGCTACTTTCACGGTTGGAGCAGCATTGCCACTGGCAGCCGCGATCATCGTACCAACGACCGCCATTGTGGCCGTGGTGTCGATATCATCGCTGGGGTTTCTTGCACTGCTGGGCGGGTTGGCGGCTCACGCCGGCGGTTCACCCTTGTTTGTGTCGATAGTGCGGGTGACATTCTGGGGTGCGCTGGCGATGGCGTTGACTGCCGGTGTAGGTGCATTATTTGGTGTCGCCTTTTGA
- a CDS encoding CDP-alcohol phosphatidyltransferase family protein: MIDKTVTQQMQQKRRVSYESASIPFGKVCLKLGLTPNILTGIAFLVSIGSAVLFWKGYLLWGAIVMIAAMLADMLDGATARAGNCGTKFGGILDHVSDRYAEAAILMGIAASKVVNPLWAMFALFGMIAASYTRETAESQGKIENVAVGAVGRLEKFLIIIVGTIIEHFAPGYNALTYSLIIVGAVSYLTSIQRLIYAKKILDKREK, encoded by the coding sequence ATGATTGATAAAACCGTGACGCAACAAATGCAGCAAAAACGCCGTGTATCCTACGAAAGCGCTTCAATTCCTTTCGGCAAAGTCTGCCTCAAGCTCGGCTTAACTCCGAATATCCTCACTGGCATCGCCTTCCTGGTGTCAATTGGATCCGCAGTGCTCTTCTGGAAGGGCTATCTCCTCTGGGGCGCCATCGTTATGATTGCCGCCATGTTGGCGGATATGCTGGATGGTGCAACTGCCCGCGCCGGCAACTGCGGCACGAAGTTCGGCGGCATCCTTGATCACGTGTCCGATCGCTACGCCGAAGCCGCCATCCTCATGGGTATTGCCGCCTCGAAAGTTGTAAACCCGCTTTGGGCAATGTTTGCACTTTTTGGGATGATTGCCGCGAGTTATACTCGCGAGACCGCAGAATCACAGGGCAAGATCGAAAACGTTGCAGTCGGAGCAGTCGGACGTCTTGAGAAGTTTCTGATCATTATCGTAGGAACAATCATCGAACATTTCGCCCCCGGATACAATGCTCTTACGTACTCACTCATCATCGTTGGCGCCGTCTCATATCTTACCAGTATTCAGCGTCTCATATACGCCAAGAAAATCCTCGACAAGCGCGAGAAATAG
- a CDS encoding radical SAM protein: MTHAKNLSQRRPEIVGIEITRACNLTCSHCFTAAGRRPANELSTGELRRVIDELNELGPARAIGWTGGEPLLRDDLVELMDYAFKKGKMRSGVTTNGLLLNDDLAKTMRDSGVYAIQISVDGSNAENFSRMRNARQEDFATILSAMSAVKKAGLQLHLAMLLGKETLADARDFLKLATEQGADGVRFCGFVPAGRGHRDSIRERFEFGDQLGPLHDFIADAAVLEKPMVMFDPAFGPLPPDYQFHECLAGVQTMYIASTGAVYPCTSLISPRFEVGNIHNRSLAEIWNDPKMTEVSDFDCGKIHGKCSDCDHISECHGGCRGIAYANNLDVCASIPNCLYEYSRSTRNQPKVDSIG, encoded by the coding sequence ATGACACACGCAAAGAACCTATCGCAGCGTCGTCCGGAGATTGTCGGGATAGAAATCACGCGGGCTTGCAATCTGACATGTTCGCATTGTTTTACCGCGGCGGGAAGGCGACCGGCAAATGAGCTGAGCACCGGTGAACTTCGCAGAGTCATTGACGAATTGAACGAGCTCGGCCCGGCACGAGCGATAGGCTGGACGGGCGGCGAACCGCTGTTGCGAGATGATCTTGTCGAACTTATGGACTATGCATTCAAGAAAGGCAAGATGCGGTCGGGCGTTACAACAAACGGGCTTCTTCTGAATGACGATTTGGCAAAAACCATGCGCGATTCGGGAGTCTATGCAATTCAAATAAGCGTTGACGGATCGAATGCTGAGAATTTTTCGCGGATGCGCAATGCAAGGCAGGAAGATTTCGCGACGATACTTAGTGCGATGAGCGCAGTGAAGAAAGCCGGACTGCAACTGCATCTGGCGATGTTGCTGGGCAAAGAAACTTTGGCTGACGCCCGTGATTTTCTTAAACTCGCCACGGAACAAGGCGCTGACGGCGTCAGATTCTGTGGATTTGTACCGGCTGGGCGCGGTCACCGTGATTCGATTCGCGAGCGATTTGAGTTTGGCGACCAACTCGGCCCGCTCCACGATTTCATTGCAGATGCCGCTGTACTGGAAAAGCCGATGGTCATGTTCGATCCGGCATTCGGACCCTTGCCACCGGACTACCAGTTTCATGAATGCTTGGCAGGAGTACAGACGATGTACATAGCGTCGACAGGCGCGGTCTATCCGTGTACGTCGCTCATTTCACCGCGATTCGAAGTCGGAAACATCCATAACCGATCACTGGCGGAGATTTGGAATGACCCGAAAATGACTGAAGTCTCAGACTTTGATTGCGGCAAGATTCATGGCAAGTGCAGTGATTGTGATCATATCAGCGAATGTCACGGTGGTTGCCGGGGAATTGCCTACGCCAACAATCTTGATGTCTGTGCTTCTATACCGAATTGCCTTTACGAATACAGTCGCTCTACCAGGAATCAACCGAAGGTAGATTCGATAGGCTGA
- a CDS encoding DedA family protein has translation MEIVTYLIDLFLHLDKHLAELISQYGTWTYAILFLVIFCETGLVIAPFLPGDSLLFATGALAATGALDPNIAFALMALASVLGDNTNYTIGRFIGPKAFSGNSHFLKREYLDKTQQFYDKYGGRTIIVGRFLPIIRTFAPFVAGVAKMDRRKYVPFTIIGAIFWVGLFVYAGYFFGSLPFVKNNFSIVIVVIILISAVPAVFEIIRQRRNRNKQTR, from the coding sequence ATGGAAATTGTCACCTATCTCATTGATCTGTTCCTGCACCTCGATAAGCATCTCGCCGAGCTGATTAGTCAGTACGGCACGTGGACCTATGCCATCTTATTTCTCGTCATCTTTTGCGAAACGGGACTCGTCATCGCCCCATTTCTTCCCGGCGACTCGCTCCTGTTTGCAACCGGTGCTTTGGCGGCTACTGGCGCGCTTGATCCGAACATCGCCTTTGCATTGATGGCGCTGGCGTCTGTGCTTGGCGACAATACGAACTACACTATTGGTCGCTTCATCGGTCCGAAAGCGTTCTCTGGAAACAGCCATTTCCTCAAACGAGAATACCTCGACAAAACACAGCAATTCTATGACAAATATGGCGGCCGCACCATTATCGTCGGTCGCTTCCTGCCGATTATCCGCACTTTTGCGCCATTTGTCGCCGGTGTGGCAAAAATGGACCGACGAAAGTACGTCCCCTTTACGATCATCGGCGCAATCTTCTGGGTTGGACTCTTTGTATATGCCGGATACTTCTTCGGCAGCCTTCCCTTTGTCAAAAACAACTTCTCAATTGTCATCGTTGTGATAATTCTCATCTCGGCGGTACCGGCCGTATTCGAGATCATCAGGCAACGGCGCAACCGCAACAAACAGACTCGCTAA
- a CDS encoding bifunctional hydroxymethylpyrimidine kinase/phosphomethylpyrimidine kinase encodes MITGIGNPVFDLIETPYLKTDGRVLSGCSTNACLALTKLGKKTALIGRIGKDYDKVFRNEMDRFGIEYAVEESEISGGFKLIYYDKHGNRTLDVLGDAGPIDFFPEKYADSDWILFGPILQELDLEYVEIVKARSRAKIFVDPQGFLRNIDKEGRITHEKTKEIERIASLSTVFKPNEMECKVLTGIDPRVDYETPAKMLKDWGPEIVIITLAEEGSVIYDGKTMYRIPAYETLAKDSTGAGDTYAAGMIYAIDKGYDWYEAGCFAGCVSSVMIENTGPDFPLTVQEAELRKTALMTKHPRR; translated from the coding sequence ATGATCACCGGAATCGGAAATCCAGTTTTTGACCTGATTGAAACTCCATACCTCAAAACCGATGGTCGAGTTCTCTCCGGCTGTTCTACCAACGCCTGTCTCGCATTGACCAAACTCGGCAAGAAAACCGCCCTTATTGGCCGCATCGGCAAAGACTACGATAAGGTCTTCCGAAATGAAATGGATCGTTTCGGCATCGAATACGCCGTTGAAGAATCCGAGATTTCCGGCGGCTTCAAATTGATCTACTATGATAAGCACGGCAACCGCACGCTCGATGTCCTCGGCGATGCCGGACCAATTGACTTTTTCCCTGAGAAGTACGCCGATTCCGATTGGATTCTCTTTGGTCCCATTCTCCAGGAACTTGATCTCGAGTACGTCGAGATCGTCAAAGCCCGTTCACGCGCCAAGATCTTCGTCGATCCGCAGGGATTCTTGCGCAACATCGATAAAGAAGGCCGCATCACCCACGAAAAGACCAAGGAAATCGAGCGCATCGCCTCTCTCTCGACTGTATTCAAGCCGAACGAAATGGAATGCAAAGTCCTCACCGGAATCGATCCGCGCGTCGACTACGAAACCCCGGCAAAAATGCTGAAAGACTGGGGACCCGAGATCGTCATCATTACCCTTGCCGAAGAGGGCTCAGTCATCTATGACGGCAAGACCATGTACCGTATCCCGGCGTATGAGACGCTCGCCAAGGACTCCACCGGGGCAGGAGATACCTACGCTGCGGGAATGATCTACGCAATCGACAAAGGCTACGACTGGTACGAAGCTGGTTGCTTTGCCGGATGTGTTTCTTCCGTGATGATTGAAAACACCGGCCCCGATTTTCCGTTGACTGTCCAAGAGGCTGAGTTACGCAAGACCGCTCTCATGACGAAGCACCCGCGTCGCTAA
- a CDS encoding HAMP domain-containing protein → MSWKDIKIGKKLYIGFGLVLALTLLVGWVGFSGLSTLEKEYTKADGAMEIEISVKDLAVARRDFTIVADPKTAERCVELLDKIDGQIEALKGIVDTDEMPKVEAIENFSDEYAEIFKDWIKVRSSAAELVAKIDKAEEQARDIIRYGNATRFLANLQDVRVPLKDYLLKHDEARVNTALDRLNDLIRESNGTSGNLAMALNTMKNELQAYQSNRKDIVAANEKLVPLAAKFVESTVTAEEHFDAGAQSAQSAATTLALIIVFAALAIGAGVAFVIAKAISRPLAEITRVANDVAVGDVQHDIHIQQKDEIGVLANSFRDLIDYMKNLAGAATQIAANNLTVQVEPKSDKDALGVAFKTMTNNLSNMIKELTDNATQLVSASTEIASSSEQMARGSSEQTSQTAQVSSAVEEMTATIVESSKNAGEASTMAREAASAATEGTKVVSQTIEGMNKIAKVVQDSANTIQALAKSSDQIGEIIGVIDDIADQTNLLALNAAIEAARAGEQGRGFAVVADEVRKLAERTTKATKEITDMIKGIQADTKGAVVSMEQGIHEVDGGRQLADRAGESLNAILGFSQRVQDMIQQIASAAEQQSAASEQIARNVESIANVTKENAAGIEQSASAAEQLNRQAEGLQIMVGKFQVRK, encoded by the coding sequence ATGAGTTGGAAAGATATCAAAATCGGGAAGAAACTGTACATCGGTTTCGGATTGGTGCTCGCACTAACACTGTTGGTTGGATGGGTCGGTTTTAGCGGCCTGTCAACTCTGGAAAAGGAATACACAAAAGCTGATGGAGCAATGGAAATCGAAATTTCGGTGAAAGACCTTGCTGTTGCCCGTCGCGATTTTACCATTGTGGCTGATCCCAAGACGGCAGAACGTTGCGTCGAACTGCTCGACAAAATCGATGGACAAATTGAAGCCCTGAAGGGCATAGTCGATACCGACGAAATGCCCAAAGTCGAAGCGATTGAAAATTTCAGCGACGAATATGCTGAGATATTCAAAGACTGGATCAAGGTGCGGTCCAGCGCTGCTGAGTTGGTTGCGAAAATTGACAAAGCTGAAGAGCAAGCCCGCGACATCATACGCTATGGCAACGCAACTCGCTTTCTCGCCAACCTGCAAGATGTCCGCGTGCCACTAAAAGACTATCTGCTTAAACACGACGAAGCACGCGTGAACACTGCTCTGGATCGACTGAATGATCTTATCCGCGAATCCAACGGCACCAGCGGGAATCTTGCTATGGCGCTAAACACAATGAAGAACGAACTTCAGGCTTACCAAAGCAATCGCAAAGATATCGTCGCCGCTAACGAAAAATTGGTCCCGCTGGCAGCGAAATTTGTCGAATCAACCGTCACCGCCGAAGAGCATTTTGACGCGGGCGCGCAATCTGCACAATCCGCGGCAACGACACTCGCTCTCATTATCGTGTTTGCCGCTCTCGCAATTGGAGCAGGCGTTGCTTTCGTAATCGCAAAAGCCATCTCGCGTCCGCTTGCCGAAATCACCCGCGTGGCAAACGATGTCGCAGTCGGCGACGTCCAGCATGATATTCACATCCAGCAGAAGGACGAAATTGGAGTATTGGCCAATTCATTCCGTGACTTGATCGACTACATGAAGAACCTTGCTGGCGCCGCGACTCAAATCGCCGCCAACAATCTCACCGTGCAAGTTGAACCAAAGTCCGACAAAGACGCTCTTGGCGTCGCTTTCAAGACCATGACCAACAATCTCTCGAACATGATCAAAGAACTCACCGACAACGCAACTCAGCTTGTTAGTGCGTCGACTGAGATCGCCTCATCTTCAGAGCAAATGGCTCGCGGTTCATCGGAACAAACCAGCCAAACAGCTCAGGTCTCCAGCGCCGTCGAAGAAATGACTGCGACCATAGTCGAGTCTTCCAAAAACGCCGGCGAAGCCTCAACCATGGCGCGCGAAGCCGCCAGTGCCGCAACCGAAGGCACCAAGGTCGTTTCGCAAACGATCGAAGGCATGAACAAGATCGCCAAGGTGGTGCAGGACTCAGCTAACACCATTCAGGCACTGGCAAAGTCATCCGATCAAATTGGCGAAATCATCGGCGTCATCGATGACATCGCCGACCAAACCAACCTGCTGGCATTGAATGCCGCCATCGAAGCCGCTCGTGCTGGTGAACAAGGCCGCGGCTTTGCCGTCGTCGCCGACGAAGTTCGCAAACTCGCCGAGCGTACGACCAAGGCAACCAAAGAGATTACCGACATGATCAAAGGCATCCAGGCCGATACCAAGGGCGCCGTCGTTTCGATGGAACAAGGTATTCACGAAGTCGATGGCGGTCGTCAGTTGGCCGACAGAGCCGGTGAGAGCCTCAACGCCATTCTGGGCTTCTCCCAGCGCGTGCAGGATATGATCCAGCAGATCGCTTCGGCCGCCGAACAGCAGTCAGCGGCTTCGGAACAGATTGCCCGCAATGTTGAGTCGATCGCGAATGTGACCAAGGAAAACGCCGCCGGTATCGAGCAGTCAGCTTCAGCCGCCGAGCAATTGAATCGTCAGGCCGAAGGTCTGCAGATCATGGTCGGCAAGTTCCAGGTCAGAAAGTAA
- a CDS encoding radical SAM protein, protein MPSDGQLKPSRYNLLVDLASGRKLAFNGATAALAEIDEETIPRFLRLLKSPHRAENSTEVELVEQMKYARFLCPAEHDEVAELQSRDRQQRQSKSTFFLTIAPTLACNFRCDYCFQRSNGLVMDDRVVEALIAFSKERLPSSERFMITWFGGEPTLCMPTVEKLQGRLAEMSQQFGVKELTSTMITNGYLLNGTLARRLQDCGINEAQITLDGPKEVHDRRRMMSGGRGTFERILANIEESCRIIRIIVRINVDSENSSAPLEVVDILQQRGLLQHVNIYFAPVNPSQGVCADVSGRCLSTEAFAHLQVKLYEELVRRGVYRIEYPQVAPGGYCGAGNDHSFVVAPNGLLFKCWEELSIEPDDAIGDVFGGVRNQRQQRNLDRYRLFDPFSKLECRECAILPLCLGGCPKAATSESNDERGFCSPWKYNLGEMLTLRYKCNTHEEVRG, encoded by the coding sequence ATGCCCAGCGATGGTCAGTTGAAGCCTTCCCGTTATAATCTTCTCGTTGATCTGGCGTCCGGGCGCAAGTTGGCGTTCAATGGAGCCACCGCTGCGTTAGCAGAGATCGATGAAGAGACTATTCCCCGCTTCCTACGGTTACTAAAATCGCCTCATCGAGCTGAAAATAGTACTGAAGTCGAACTAGTCGAACAAATGAAGTATGCGCGGTTCTTATGCCCTGCAGAACACGATGAAGTTGCGGAACTGCAATCTCGTGACCGGCAGCAGCGGCAATCGAAGTCGACTTTTTTCCTGACAATAGCTCCAACATTAGCATGTAATTTCCGCTGTGATTATTGTTTCCAGAGATCCAATGGTCTTGTGATGGATGACCGGGTCGTGGAAGCGTTGATCGCGTTCAGCAAGGAGCGGCTTCCCAGCAGCGAGCGGTTTATGATTACATGGTTCGGCGGTGAACCTACGCTCTGCATGCCGACAGTTGAGAAGTTGCAGGGGCGTCTGGCCGAAATGTCGCAGCAGTTTGGAGTCAAAGAGCTGACCTCGACAATGATCACAAACGGTTATCTGCTCAATGGTACATTGGCGAGACGTTTGCAGGATTGCGGCATCAATGAGGCGCAGATCACGTTGGACGGTCCGAAGGAAGTACATGATCGTCGGCGGATGATGTCGGGAGGGCGCGGCACATTTGAGCGGATACTGGCCAATATTGAAGAGTCGTGCCGAATCATTCGGATCATTGTTCGAATCAATGTAGATAGTGAAAATAGCTCTGCGCCGCTGGAGGTTGTAGATATCCTTCAGCAACGAGGACTTCTACAGCACGTGAATATCTATTTTGCACCGGTCAACCCATCTCAGGGAGTTTGCGCTGACGTCAGTGGTCGCTGTCTGAGCACTGAAGCATTTGCGCACCTCCAAGTGAAGCTCTATGAGGAGTTGGTTCGACGCGGTGTATATCGGATCGAGTATCCGCAGGTCGCTCCGGGTGGTTACTGCGGCGCCGGAAACGATCACTCGTTTGTCGTAGCTCCCAACGGGCTGTTATTCAAATGCTGGGAGGAGTTGTCAATAGAACCGGATGATGCGATCGGCGATGTGTTTGGCGGCGTGCGAAACCAACGGCAGCAACGGAATTTGGATCGTTATCGCCTGTTCGATCCTTTCAGCAAATTGGAGTGCCGTGAATGCGCGATTCTGCCGTTGTGTCTGGGCGGCTGTCCGAAGGCTGCGACGAGCGAAAGCAATGACGAACGAGGATTTTGCTCTCCGTGGAAGTACAATCTCGGAGAGATGCTAACATTAAGGTACAAGTGTAACACTCACGAGGAGGTAAGAGGATGA
- a CDS encoding ABC transporter permease → MRKIEVRSGGILEKGAIHTYQLFRLTIDSVRYMFTRPSYFDTILEQMYQIGVRSLSIVLLTCFFTGMVLALQTGYQIARFGAKVYIGVVVALSMVRELGPVLTALVVAGRVGAGIAAELGSMQVTEQIDAMRAMATNPVKKLVTTRLIALLIMLPILTVIGDIVGIIGGMLISMYSLGLDFSFYKSSTIQALALQDIFTGLAKPVVFAFIIALVGCHLGLTTSGGTEGVGKSTTMSVVTSSILIFLFDFLLVKIFFLMFETG, encoded by the coding sequence ATGCGCAAGATTGAAGTGCGTTCCGGCGGGATTCTCGAAAAAGGCGCCATCCATACCTATCAGCTCTTCCGTCTGACAATCGACAGCGTGCGCTATATGTTCACGCGGCCAAGCTACTTCGATACGATTCTCGAACAGATGTACCAAATCGGTGTGCGCTCGCTGTCAATCGTCTTGCTCACTTGCTTCTTCACCGGCATGGTGCTGGCCCTGCAAACTGGCTATCAGATCGCCCGCTTTGGCGCCAAGGTCTACATCGGCGTTGTCGTCGCACTCTCGATGGTGCGTGAGCTCGGACCCGTGTTGACGGCACTGGTGGTTGCTGGTCGAGTTGGCGCCGGAATTGCCGCCGAACTCGGATCTATGCAAGTCACTGAGCAAATCGACGCCATGCGCGCCATGGCTACTAATCCCGTAAAGAAACTGGTCACCACGCGCTTGATTGCACTGTTGATAATGCTGCCAATCCTTACCGTCATCGGCGACATCGTCGGTATCATCGGCGGCATGTTGATCTCGATGTATTCTCTCGGACTCGATTTTAGTTTTTATAAATCGTCAACCATTCAGGCATTGGCACTGCAGGACATTTTCACCGGCCTGGCAAAACCGGTCGTCTTTGCCTTCATCATTGCATTGGTCGGTTGTCATCTCGGACTCACAACCAGCGGCGGTACTGAAGGCGTCGGCAAATCCACGACAATGTCGGTGGTGACTTCTTCGATTCTCATCTTTCTGTTTGACTTTCTCTTGGTAAAGATTTTCTTCCTGATGTTTGAGACTGGATAG
- a CDS encoding ABC transporter ATP-binding protein has product MIHLKGIHKSFGSAEVLTGVDMQIAEGQTMVILGKSGSGKSVLLKLILRLMSADAGTIIIDDQDTTTFTEEQMIPVRKKMGMLFQSAALFDSINVQENVAYMLREHTGMSNSEVEDRVAEVLSFVQLSGVQKKMPSDLSGGMKKRVALARALAFKPRYLLYDEPTTGLDPLTSKAINELIRNTQEAHDVTSIVVTHDLISAFYVGDRFALIRDGVVSFSGTPDEFKASTDPFIVEYLACGREYN; this is encoded by the coding sequence TTGATACATCTCAAGGGTATTCATAAGAGCTTTGGCAGCGCGGAAGTATTGACTGGTGTCGATATGCAAATCGCAGAAGGACAAACCATGGTCATTCTCGGCAAGTCCGGCTCCGGCAAATCTGTCCTGTTGAAACTAATTCTTAGACTTATGTCCGCTGATGCCGGTACCATCATTATTGATGATCAAGACACTACGACCTTCACCGAAGAGCAAATGATTCCGGTTCGCAAAAAGATGGGTATGCTTTTTCAATCCGCAGCGCTTTTTGATTCAATCAATGTTCAGGAAAACGTCGCTTACATGCTGCGTGAACATACCGGCATGTCCAACAGCGAAGTCGAAGACCGTGTCGCTGAGGTCCTCTCATTCGTGCAGTTGAGCGGAGTGCAAAAGAAAATGCCGTCGGACCTCTCCGGTGGAATGAAGAAACGCGTCGCCTTGGCGCGGGCGCTGGCTTTCAAACCGCGCTATCTGCTCTATGACGAGCCGACTACAGGGCTCGATCCGCTCACTTCCAAGGCAATCAATGAGCTGATTCGGAACACGCAGGAAGCTCACGATGTTACATCCATCGTGGTAACACATGATCTGATATCTGCCTTCTACGTTGGCGACCGCTTCGCCTTGATCCGCGACGGCGTCGTTTCTTTCTCCGGCACACCTGATGAATTCAAAGCCTCGACGGATCCGTTCATCGTCGAATACTTAGCCTGCGGGCGGGAGTACAATTAA